One Agelaius phoeniceus isolate bAgePho1 chromosome 6, bAgePho1.hap1, whole genome shotgun sequence DNA window includes the following coding sequences:
- the LOC129122147 gene encoding acyl-CoA (8-3)-desaturase-like, translating into MEGSEPVRGEMRRFTWEEIGQRNGRGPAPQERWLVIDRKVYDISHFCRRHPGGSRVISHYAGQDATDPFIAFHLDKALVRKYMNPLLIGELAPDQPSFEPSKNKKLVEDFRELRATVERMGLLQPNHAFFILYLCHILMLDVAAWLIIWYFGASLVPFLFSAVLLGTVQAQAGWLQHDFGHLSVFSKSRWNHWVHKFVIGHLKGAPASWWNHLHFQHHAKPNCFRKDPDVNMHPLFFALGKTLSVELGVQKKKFMPYNHQHKYFFIIGPPALVPLYFQWYIFYFAVQRKQWVDLAWMLSFYIRFYLTYLPFLGVKGTLGLHLLVRFIESNWFVWVTQMNHIPMHIDYDKNVDWFSTQLQATCNVRQSLFNDWFSGHLNFQIEHHLFPTMPRHNYWKVAPLVKSLCAKYGIEYQCKPLLTAFADIVHSLKDSGELWLDAYLHK; encoded by the exons ATGGAGGGTTCGGAGCCCGTGCGGGGGGAGATGCGGCGCTTCACCTGGGAGGAGATCGGGCAGCGGAACGGGCGGGGGCCGGCGCCGCAGGAGCGCTGGCTGGTGATCGACAGGAAGGTGTACGACATCAGCCACTTCTGCCGGAGACACCCGGGGGGCTCCCGGGTCATCAGCCACTACGCCGGGCAGGACGCCACG GATCCTTTCATTGCTTTTCATCTTGACAAGGCACTGGTAAGGAAGTACATGAACCCTCTCCTGATTGGGGAACTGGCACCAGATCAGCCCAGCTTTGAGCCCAGCAAGAAC AAAAAGCTGGTGGAGGATTTCCGTGAGCTCCGTGCCACCGTGGAGAGGATGGGGCTTCTCCAGCCCAACCACGCCTTTTTCATCCTCTATCTCTGCCACATCTTGATGCTGGATGTTGCAGCCTGGCTCATCATCTGGTATTTTGGAGCATCCTTGGTGCCTTTCctcttctctgctgttcttctgggcactgtccag gcccaggctggctggctCCAGCATGATTTTGGACACCTGTCAGTCTTCAGCAAGTCCAGGTGGAACCACTGGGTGCACAAGTTTGTCATCGGCCACCTCAAG GGAGCCCCGGCCAGCTGGTGGAATCACCTCCACTTCCAGCACCACGCCAAACCCAACTGCTTCCGGAAGGATCCCGATGTCAACATGCACCCCTTGTTTTTTGCTCTTGGGAAAACCCTCTCTGTGGAG CTTGGTGTGCAAAAGAAGAAATTCATGCCTTACAACCACCAGCACAAGTACTTCTTCATCA TCGGTCCCCCAGCGCTGGTGCCACTTTATTTCCAGTGGTACATCTTCTACTTCGCCGTGCAGCGGAAGCAGTGGGTG GACCTGGCCTGGATGCTGTCCTTCTACATCCGATTCTACCTCACCTACTTGCCCTTCCTGGGTGTGAAGGGTACCCTGGGGCTCCACCTGCTAGTCAG GTTTATAGAAAGCAACTGGTTTGTCTGGGTCACACAAATGAATCACATCCCCATGCACATTGATTATGATAAGAATGTGGACTGGTTCTCTACCCAG ctcCAGGCAACCTGCAATGTTCGTCAGTCCTTGTTCAACGACTGGTTCAGTGGCCACCTGAACTTCCAGATTGAGCACCA CCTTTTCCCTACAATGCCACGGCACAACTACTGGAAGGTGGCCCCTCTGGTGAAGTCCCTGTGTGCCAAGTATGGCATTGAGTACCAGTGcaagcctctgctcacagccttTGCAGACATCGTGCA